The window AAGCCTTACTGTTCCGCTTTCAGTTCTGCTACCGTGCTGATGCCTTTAATGCGCTGCTGCACAGTATCAGTGATGCGCAGTTAAATGCCATGCAACAGCATTTTGCTTACGATCATCTGCACCCGGTCTGGTATGGCCTGCTGGCACTATCACTGACCAGCTGGCTGTTTAACCTGAATGCGTTATCCGCACGCTGGAACCTGCTATTGTGGCCTGCCGTGCTGATGTCTGTTCTGGATGTGATTGAAAACAGCATTCACGAACCCTGGTTTAATATGCTGAGCACGCCCAGCGATCCCTGGGTTATGATTGCCGGCCTCAGTGCCACATTAAAATGGACACTGGCAGCACTTTATCTGGGCGGAGCCATCGCACTGGCTATCCGTTATTTCAGTCTGCGAAAAACACTCAGCACAGAACAGCCGGGGTCATAGCCCTCTGCGGAGTAACGGACTGATGCATGTTCCACCACCTGATATCCGGAGTATTACCATGAACGTTTTAAAGCCGGTTCTGACTTTTATCCACCGGCCTGCCATTGCCCTGTGTCTGGCTGGCCTGCTCAGCGCCTGCAGCAATGATGAAGTTGGCGATGTTTCACTGGGTTTATTTACCCTGAAAGACATCAAACTTAATGTCATGACCGACCCACTGGTTCCGGGCGTTACCTGCCATGTTGCCTCTGTTGAGGCTGATCTGAGTTTTTCCGATCCCAGCGACAGTGCAATTTCCTGCCGTCAGACCGGTGAAATTACCGCCGCCATGATTGCCCAGATCGATAAAAGTAAGTCCGGCGACGTGGTATTTAAAAAATCAAAAAGTATTTTCTTTAAAAATATGAAAGTTCGCCGTATTTACGATGCCGAAAGCCAGACCCTGATGTACCTGTCTTATGCCACTAAAGAAACATCCGGCAGCTTTAAACACAGCTTATCAACCGTGCCACTGTGGGGAACGCAGGCGTACAACAGTGCACCGCAACCGGTTCAGAAATAAGGTATACACAATAAAAAAGGTCCGTCATTGACGGACCTTTTCGTTCAAAACCCAGACGCTGGCTTATACCTTATCCGCCGTTTTAAATTCAAAATCACTGGCATCATGGCGCTCATGCAGCTGCTCGTGCGGCTCTCCCCAGGTACGGTTAACCATACGGCCACGCTGCACTGCTGGACGCTCAGCAATAGCATTGGCCCAGCGCAGTACATGGGTGTATGTGTGCGCTTCAATAAATTCTGCCGCGTCGTATAAGCCACCACGTACCAGCACGCCATACCAGGGCCAGATGGCCATGTCAGCGATACTGTATTCGTCACCACAGATAAATTCTTTATCCGCCAGATGGCGGTTTAATACGTCAAGCTGGCGCTTGATTTCCATGGTGTAGCGGTCGATCGGATACTGATATTTTTCTGGCGCGTAGGCATAAAAATGACCAAAGCCACCGCCTAAAATCGGCGCACTGCCCATCTGCCAGAACAACCAGTTAAAACACTCGGCGCGACCTGCGGCATCGGCCGGAATAAAAGCATTAAATTTTTCAGCCAGATACATCAGGATGGAGCCGGATTCAAATAATCGCTGCGGCGGATTAACACTGTGATCCATCAGCGCCGGAATTTTGGAGTTCGGGTTAACCTCAACAAAACCTGAGCCAAACTGATCACCTTCAAGAATATTAATCAGCCAGGCGTCATATTCGGCATCGCTGATTCCAGCGGCCAGCAATTCCTCCAGCATAATACTGACCTTAACCCCATTCGGCGTCGCCAGTGAATACAGCTGCAACGGATGCTTGCCGACCGGCAGTTCCTTGTCGTGGGTCGGGCCGGCAACAGGACGGTTAATATTGGCGAATTTACCGCCATTACCCGCCTGCCATTGCCAGACTTTGGGCGGGATGTAGGTTGATTGGCTCATAAAATATCCTCTGCCATAAGTAAGTTAGCGGCCCGGGGCCTGTTAACACTGATTGAACAGGCCCAGAGGCAGCCCTGCATCATTCAGAGCTGCCCTGGCGGACATCAGTGTACGCGAATACATCGTACCGATAATGCACAATACTGATACGCTCTGTTCAATATCATGCCCCTGCAACTGCGGCAATGTTACTGATGGTGACCTGCCTGCATCCCGCTCATCAACTCTGTATTGACTCCTGCCGGCACCATAACAGCACCAGCCAAAAGGCGGAAATCGCTCAACCATTGTGCTGATTTACAGCAGCCTCTCTGTCTTGTATCGCGCAGGCGACCGAGAGTATATCGGTTCCATTACCATCAGGGCTGTGGCATGTGCACAGACCTGTACCTCACCTACCGACAGGGAGTATTCACTATGAGAATCGATAACCTTTGGCGTATCAGAAACAACACTAATGACACCACCTGGGCATGGATTTTTAATGCTAATGAAACTGTCTTCAGTTTTGTCAAAGATGGCCATCTGCATAAGCTTTCTCCGGGTGACTTTATCGACATAGAAATTGGTCTGAAGACAGCCAAGATTGGTTTTCGTGATGGTGAAACGGTATTTAACGCATGGCACAGCCATCCTGTTGCTGTAGATACCGACCGGGATGTCAGCCTGGAAAAAGGTTCGGATATGAAGTTCCGTATAGCCTTTCCGGAACACGCCATGTTTGACCGAACCTCCGTCACGAAAAATGTTCAGTTTATGAGCCCGGCTGAAACCAATGATCTGGCCCGCATGATTGTACTGGCCGGATTAGGCAAGATCCCGCAGGCCGGAGGTATTATCAGCAGCATTGTTGGTCTGATCTGGGCTGAGCAAAAACCCACAATGGAAAGCCTGATCAAACAATCTGAAGCACGGATGAAATCCTGGGTCCGCGGTCAGATTGATATGATAAAACGTGAAAACCTGAAGAATTTTTCCATCGGCTTAAGCAACAATCTGCAGGAATATATGCTGGCCAAAACACCGGCGGCAAAACAGGAAAAATTGTCTATCGTTATCAGTCACTTCGGCGACAAGATGCCGTTTTTCACCAATGAAAATTATACCGTAGGAACTCTGGCCGCCGGTGTCGAGGTTGCCAGTATGCACATTGCCCTGCTGCGTGAGCGTATTATTTTTGCCAAGCAACTTGGTATTCCCGATGAAGAACGGGACGGTCATATTCAGATTCTGGATGAAAAAATCAGCGCTTATCAGGATCATGTTCTGAACATCGCCATCCCCGCCGAAATCAAATGGCGCATGGACAATATTGACAGAGAGTCCATTCCGCACTCAGGTGGCTACAACCATTACTTGCGTGATCACGTCAGCCGTCAGATCTTTGCTTACGCCGATAAAGTTATTGGCTATAACCGTAACAGCCATAACTCGGTGGTTAACCGTAATTATTATCTGCGCCAGGCTCAGGCCAGCTACACCAATTCGTTGCTGACGAACGTCGGTGACTCTGCCCGTCTCTGGTCGTTATTAAAGGGTAAACCGGAAACCCTTCAGCCTGTCGCTCTGGATCGCCTGACCTGGGTCGGCCCCTGCACGGGTTTAGTACATAAGGGAGGAAATCAGCATGGCGCCGTTGAAGATGTCAAAATGGAAACCCATGGTGACATTGCAGAAGTCATTGTGCGCGCAAAAGATGAAATCAATTATCTGAAACTGGTGTACAGAGACGGTTCAAGTAAAGCCATTGGTAAAGCAAACGACGGCTCCGAATATAAAGTAACGTTAAAAGAAGGCGTCTATATCACGAAGATTGATACCTGGTGGGACTGGGAACTGATGGCCATCAGCTTCCATCTGAGTGATGGCACTGTTACTCCGGTGCAGGGTAAAACCAAAGCGGATATGTCCAGGCAGATTGCCAGTCTGGATAACCACATCATGTCCGGCTTTAAAGCAGAAGGAAATCCAAATGCCAAAATCGGTAATGCCTTGTCTTTCGGCTTTGTACCGCACCCGGACTTTTATCAGGTAAAAGACCAGCCGAAACCTTTACGCCACAACGAACCGGCTGAACAGGAAAAAGTGCCGGTTAATCTGTAAAACAGCCGGGAACGGCGCTAAAGCATCAAAGGGCGGAAATATTTCCGCCCTTTTTTGTTACTGCTGCCAAAAACCGGCTCAGGCCAAACGCTGGTACAAATCCTTAAGCAACTGCGCTGTTTCATCCCAGCCAATACAGGCATCGGTAATTGACTGGCCGTACTGCAGCTCGCCTTCATCGTTCTGGCGTCCGGCCTGAATGAAACTTTCCAGCATTAAACCCAGAATACCGCGATTACCGGCAGCCCGCTGAGCCACCACTTCCTGGGCAATCGCCACCTGGCGTTCGTGCTGTTTGCAGGCATTATCGTGGCTGCAATCCACCAGCACTTTGGCGTGGCAGTTGCCTTTTTCCAGCTCCGCCAGAGCAGAGGCAATTGAGCTGGCATCGTAATTGGTAATGCCACGGCCGCCACGCAGTACCAGATGCGTGTCCGGGTTTCCCGGTGTGTCGAGCATCGCCATCTGACCATCCACATCCACGCCCAGCGTATGGTGGCTGTGGCGCGCAGAAATCATGGCATTTACGGCATTGGCGGCCGAACCATCGGTGCTGTTTTTAATGCCCACCGGCATTGGCAGATGGCTGACCATTTCACGGTGAGTCTGCGATTCGGCGGTGCGTGCGCCGATGGCGGTCCAGCTCACCAGATCGTCGAGGTAGCGCATCACCAGCGGATTCAGTGCTTCGGTGGCCAGCGGTAAACTCAGCTCTGCCAGTTGCAGCATAATGCCGCGCGAGCGTTCCAGCCCCAGCGCCATATCGCCTTTACCGTTACGCTCCGGATCGTAGGCCAGCCCTTTCCAGCCGATGCTGGTACGGGGTTTTTCCACGTAGGCGCGCAACACAATCAGCAGGCGGTCGCTCAGCTGCTCGTTCAGCGCCGCCAGACGGCGACCGTAATCCAGTACTGCCGCTTCATCGTGAATGGAACAGGGACCGGTGACGATCAGCAGACGGTCATCATTGCCATTGAGCAGATCGCGGATCTGCTGACGCTGCTGGTCAATCTGCAATGCCAGCGCTTCGTTAAGCGGCAGATCGGCCTTGAGCTGACGCGGTGTGCGCAACGGCCGTACCGCCGGATCATTGCTTTCCTGCTGAGCGGTGGTTTGTGTTTCTGTCAGTTGTTTGCTTTGTGTTTGTACGTTCATGGTGCTGTCCTCAATAAGTTTGTTGTCTGTAACACTCAGAATTGCGGCCAATAGCGACCGCCGCTAAATCGGCGGTACTGATGCAACAAACAAACAGCGGACTGAGCTTTCATGACATATTCCTTAAATTCTGCAAAGCCAATAACAAAAAACCCCGAAAGGCGGACTGCCAATCGGGGTTTTCCGGTGGCAGTCGGTTCTCACCGGACTGCCTTAACTGCATGATGCAAATTAAGCGCGGCCCGGCTCCTGGCTAAAATAGCCATAACCAAACCACCAATATTTAACGTTCTGAACAGCAGACACAGCGCTGCCTGCTGCAGAAGCAGCATGGGCAGAGAGCATGTTCAGTACGCGGGAATCAGTATTCATAGCGCTTAATACTACGCCGAAAGGCCGACATTTCAACCCCGCAGCGCGTTTCATCCATGACAATTTTATGAAACAGAGTCATTAACCGGCCACCGGCTGCGGCTCTTCAGCGTCACCCATGGCGTCCAGATCAGCATCAACAGGGCTGACACTTTCTGTCGCTGGCATGGCAATTACGGTCACATTGAAAACCGCCAGCGCCAAGCGTACCCAGGGCAACAACAGGTAGAAGACCGCCAGCAGTATCGGGTTGTCGTAGTAATCGTTGATGTAGAAAAACAGCTGCAGACCAAAGAATAAACCAGGCAACAGTATGGCCAGAAGGATGGTCTTCAGCGGACTCCAGCCCATATTGCGCAGGCGCTGAACCAGAAACCAGAACGCCACAATCACGCTCACAATCAGTACCAGAGCAAACCAGACCAGCAGCTGTTCCTGACGTGACGACGAATAACCATAACCGTTGCTGTAACCAAACAGCGCTACAGCTCCGGCAATCAGCAGCAGCG of the Thalassolituus hydrocarboniclasticus genome contains:
- a CDS encoding CreA family protein, producing the protein MNVLKPVLTFIHRPAIALCLAGLLSACSNDEVGDVSLGLFTLKDIKLNVMTDPLVPGVTCHVASVEADLSFSDPSDSAISCRQTGEITAAMIAQIDKSKSGDVVFKKSKSIFFKNMKVRRIYDAESQTLMYLSYATKETSGSFKHSLSTVPLWGTQAYNSAPQPVQK
- the yghU gene encoding glutathione-dependent disulfide-bond oxidoreductase produces the protein MSQSTYIPPKVWQWQAGNGGKFANINRPVAGPTHDKELPVGKHPLQLYSLATPNGVKVSIMLEELLAAGISDAEYDAWLINILEGDQFGSGFVEVNPNSKIPALMDHSVNPPQRLFESGSILMYLAEKFNAFIPADAAGRAECFNWLFWQMGSAPILGGGFGHFYAYAPEKYQYPIDRYTMEIKRQLDVLNRHLADKEFICGDEYSIADMAIWPWYGVLVRGGLYDAAEFIEAHTYTHVLRWANAIAERPAVQRGRMVNRTWGEPHEQLHERHDASDFEFKTADKV
- a CDS encoding insecticidal delta-endotoxin Cry8Ea1 family protein; protein product: MRIDNLWRIRNNTNDTTWAWIFNANETVFSFVKDGHLHKLSPGDFIDIEIGLKTAKIGFRDGETVFNAWHSHPVAVDTDRDVSLEKGSDMKFRIAFPEHAMFDRTSVTKNVQFMSPAETNDLARMIVLAGLGKIPQAGGIISSIVGLIWAEQKPTMESLIKQSEARMKSWVRGQIDMIKRENLKNFSIGLSNNLQEYMLAKTPAAKQEKLSIVISHFGDKMPFFTNENYTVGTLAAGVEVASMHIALLRERIIFAKQLGIPDEERDGHIQILDEKISAYQDHVLNIAIPAEIKWRMDNIDRESIPHSGGYNHYLRDHVSRQIFAYADKVIGYNRNSHNSVVNRNYYLRQAQASYTNSLLTNVGDSARLWSLLKGKPETLQPVALDRLTWVGPCTGLVHKGGNQHGAVEDVKMETHGDIAEVIVRAKDEINYLKLVYRDGSSKAIGKANDGSEYKVTLKEGVYITKIDTWWDWELMAISFHLSDGTVTPVQGKTKADMSRQIASLDNHIMSGFKAEGNPNAKIGNALSFGFVPHPDFYQVKDQPKPLRHNEPAEQEKVPVNL
- a CDS encoding 3-deoxy-7-phosphoheptulonate synthase translates to MNVQTQSKQLTETQTTAQQESNDPAVRPLRTPRQLKADLPLNEALALQIDQQRQQIRDLLNGNDDRLLIVTGPCSIHDEAAVLDYGRRLAALNEQLSDRLLIVLRAYVEKPRTSIGWKGLAYDPERNGKGDMALGLERSRGIMLQLAELSLPLATEALNPLVMRYLDDLVSWTAIGARTAESQTHREMVSHLPMPVGIKNSTDGSAANAVNAMISARHSHHTLGVDVDGQMAMLDTPGNPDTHLVLRGGRGITNYDASSIASALAELEKGNCHAKVLVDCSHDNACKQHERQVAIAQEVVAQRAAGNRGILGLMLESFIQAGRQNDEGELQYGQSITDACIGWDETAQLLKDLYQRLA